Proteins encoded within one genomic window of Pongo pygmaeus isolate AG05252 chromosome 4, NHGRI_mPonPyg2-v2.0_pri, whole genome shotgun sequence:
- the LOC129037431 gene encoding androgen receptor-like, whose product MLGIENSAPFSGVLRLPAFGLSVPRKRLLIRDVLFVCVSKEGRLAYEYLKGHLQWVHSIGTRPPYGNAGRGVGGGAEGRGGEDGGEGGVGGGSGTARSAAGLGQSTRTRGGSGSGSDATHPLPQHPPSQRVTEPRALGPAPLFLPSWIWGAALPGAGRSNETAKKHKMNRQSNQPKEIALEMRKQTYGDLRD is encoded by the exons ATGCTAGGTATTGAGAATTCTGCGCCCTTCTCTGGCGTCCTGCGGCTCCCTGCCTTCGGCCTCAGTGTGCCGCGAAAGAGATTATTAATCAGAGACGTTCTTTTTGTATGTGTTTCAAAAGAAGGGCGTTTGGCTTATGAATACCTAAAGGGACATTTACAATGGGTACATTCTATAG GGACTCGGCCTCCATATGGTAATGCGGGgcggggggttgggggaggcgcagaagggaggggaggggaggatggggGTGAGGGCGGGGTGGGAGGGGGCTCCGGCACTGCGCGCTCGGCTGCCGGGCTGGGACAGAGCACCCGGACCCgcggcggcagcggcagcggcagcgACGCTACCCACCCTCTTCCCCAACACCCACCTAGCCAGCGAGTCACCGAGCCACGGGCCCTCGGG CCGGCGCCTCTGTTCCTGCCCAGCTGGATTTGGGGGGCAGCATTGCCTGGCGCAGGGAGATCAA atgagactGCAAAGAAGCATAAAATGAATAGACAATCCAACCAAccaaag